A window from Flavobacterium gyeonganense encodes these proteins:
- a CDS encoding nucleoside recognition domain-containing protein, producing MVLSRFWLTIFISSIVFIVVSLFTANTYTIDSVLNGKKDDPILVSEKYIEQLPAFIKDSIKTAPEQTMIVNRDTLNSDTTYVYKNKTVKIYSGLQKSDGLLPTCKNTLVDLILPLIAYLAFFCGLMELLIVSGASGNLAKVLSPVFVKVFPTIPKNHPSISYMTLNFAANFLGLDSAATPFGLKAMESLQEINPEKDKASDAQIMFMCLHASGLTLIATSIIGYRAAANASNPADVMLPCIITSFIGTIAAFLIVGVKQKINFKSASLLIGLMTLISAIIGLLMYVNHLDLIGKNYFTSNLSGLILIAIIAFTLIFSFTHEKKFKEAETTVFDTFVTGANNGVKTGVTIFPYVLGMLVAISLFRNSGLFEIISDAIGFIFSNMGVSKEITNALPVAMLRPFSSAGSRGFLIDSMNTFGADSLTARLSSIFQCSAESTFYVIAVYFGSVNIKNTRYALGTMLLVDLICVITAIFVATWFF from the coding sequence ATGGTATTAAGCAGATTTTGGTTGACGATTTTTATTTCTTCAATTGTCTTTATTGTGGTGAGTTTATTTACTGCGAATACCTATACGATTGATTCTGTTTTGAATGGAAAGAAGGATGATCCCATTTTGGTTTCTGAAAAATACATTGAACAACTTCCCGCTTTCATCAAAGACAGCATTAAAACTGCTCCGGAGCAAACCATGATTGTCAACCGTGACACCCTAAATTCTGACACGACTTATGTTTACAAAAACAAGACTGTAAAAATCTACAGCGGTCTTCAAAAATCAGATGGTTTATTGCCAACCTGTAAAAATACTCTCGTTGATTTAATTCTGCCATTGATTGCCTATCTGGCTTTCTTCTGTGGGTTAATGGAACTTTTAATCGTTTCGGGAGCTTCCGGAAATTTAGCTAAAGTCCTGAGTCCGGTATTTGTAAAAGTGTTTCCAACTATTCCTAAAAATCACCCTTCGATATCGTACATGACCTTAAACTTTGCTGCAAATTTCTTAGGATTGGATTCGGCTGCAACACCATTTGGACTCAAGGCCATGGAGAGTTTACAGGAGATAAATCCCGAAAAAGACAAAGCGAGTGATGCACAGATTATGTTTATGTGCCTTCACGCTTCGGGTTTAACTTTGATTGCGACTTCGATTATTGGGTATCGTGCTGCAGCCAACGCCAGCAATCCTGCTGATGTAATGCTGCCTTGTATTATTACATCATTTATCGGAACCATTGCTGCTTTCCTGATTGTGGGAGTAAAACAAAAAATCAATTTTAAAAGCGCTTCGCTGCTTATTGGTTTAATGACCTTAATTTCGGCTATTATTGGATTATTGATGTATGTGAACCATCTGGATTTAATTGGAAAAAACTATTTCACTTCTAACCTATCGGGATTAATATTAATTGCAATAATCGCTTTCACTCTGATCTTTTCATTTACCCATGAAAAAAAATTCAAAGAAGCCGAAACGACTGTTTTTGACACTTTTGTAACAGGAGCTAATAACGGCGTTAAAACCGGAGTTACTATTTTTCCTTATGTTTTGGGAATGCTGGTTGCGATTTCGTTATTCAGAAATAGCGGTTTGTTCGAAATTATCAGTGATGCTATCGGATTTATCTTTTCTAATATGGGAGTGAGCAAAGAAATTACTAATGCACTACCTGTAGCCATGCTGCGCCCTTTCAGCTCTGCGGGATCGAGAGGATTTTTGATTGATTCGATGAATACTTTTGGCGCCGATTCCTTAACGGCAAGACTGAGCAGTATTTTCCAGTGCAGCGCCGAAAGTACGTTTTATGTGATCGCGGTTTACTTTGGTTCGGTAAATATTAAAAATACACGCTATGCTCTTGGTACAATGCTTTTGGTGGATTTGATTTGTGTGATTACGGCTATTTTTGTGGCGACCTGGTTTTTTTAA
- a CDS encoding prolyl oligopeptidase family serine peptidase has translation MKKSIIAFLFLLTNIYTMTAQEDPYLWLEEVDGKKALDFVEKENKATLDVLTNQSEYQDIYTKSLAVLNDTDKIAYPGVFGDYIYNFWQDSEHVRGIWRRTTKKSYYSKNPVWETLLDIDALSKQDNIKWVYKGAQGLYPKYDRFLVSLSNGGGDAVEVKEFDAVTKKFIPNGFSLPESKNSVSYFDANTLIVGTDFGEGSMTSSGYPRVVKLWKRGTKLSEAKTIFEGDVADVSDNGYLIRDGEKSYLFIGKGETFYTSKSFVMVNDKLVKLDIPDDANFSAILNNQAIINLKSDWTVNGKTFKQGSAISLNFTSLLKGEKDLQLIYEPDAYSSISEISSTKNFLLMNILNNVKSELYSYSYTDGKWNRAKTNAPEFGTIEIVATDEFGDDYYFNYQNFLTPTSLFSANAKNNTVQKVKSLSAYFDGSKYKVEQFKMKSKDGEMIPYFVIAGKNIKYDGNNPTLLNAYGGFEVSEQPFYSGVIGQAWLDKGGVFVLANIRGGGEFGPKWHQAGLKEKRQNIYNDFHGIAEDLITKKITSSKHLGIMGGSNGGLLMGVAFTQRPDLYNAVVCQVPLLDMKRYNKLLAGASWMGEYGDPDTSDWDFIKKYSPYQNVNKGTKYPEVFFMTSTRDDRVHPGHARKMAAKMIDIGDKIYYYENTEGGHGGSSTNEQRAKFYALYYSYLWKKLKV, from the coding sequence ATGAAAAAATCAATAATTGCATTTTTATTCCTCTTAACGAATATCTACACTATGACCGCTCAGGAAGATCCTTATTTATGGCTGGAAGAAGTCGACGGAAAAAAAGCATTGGATTTTGTTGAAAAAGAAAACAAAGCCACGTTAGACGTTCTTACTAATCAAAGTGAATATCAAGATATCTACACTAAAAGTCTTGCTGTTTTAAACGATACAGATAAGATTGCTTACCCAGGAGTTTTTGGAGATTATATTTATAATTTTTGGCAAGATAGCGAGCATGTTAGAGGTATTTGGCGCAGAACAACCAAGAAAAGTTACTATAGTAAAAATCCTGTCTGGGAAACACTTTTAGATATTGATGCTTTGAGCAAACAAGATAATATTAAATGGGTTTATAAGGGTGCACAAGGTTTGTATCCAAAGTATGACCGCTTCTTAGTAAGCCTTTCTAATGGTGGTGGTGATGCTGTTGAGGTTAAAGAATTCGATGCAGTTACCAAGAAATTTATTCCAAATGGGTTTTCACTTCCAGAATCTAAAAATAGTGTCAGTTACTTTGATGCAAATACTTTAATTGTCGGAACCGATTTTGGCGAAGGAAGCATGACCTCTTCTGGTTATCCAAGAGTTGTTAAATTATGGAAAAGAGGAACCAAATTATCTGAAGCAAAAACAATATTTGAAGGAGATGTTGCCGATGTTTCGGATAATGGATACTTAATTCGGGATGGTGAAAAGAGTTATCTTTTTATTGGAAAAGGAGAAACATTTTACACCTCAAAATCTTTTGTAATGGTTAACGATAAATTGGTAAAACTGGATATTCCTGATGATGCTAATTTTAGTGCAATATTAAATAATCAGGCAATAATAAATTTAAAATCAGATTGGACAGTTAATGGCAAAACCTTCAAGCAAGGTTCTGCTATTAGCCTCAATTTTACTTCATTATTAAAAGGAGAAAAAGACTTGCAGCTTATTTATGAACCGGATGCTTACAGTAGCATTTCGGAAATTTCAAGTACCAAAAACTTTTTGTTAATGAACATTTTAAACAATGTAAAAAGTGAGCTTTATTCTTATTCTTACACAGATGGTAAATGGAATAGAGCCAAAACCAATGCTCCTGAATTTGGAACAATCGAAATCGTAGCAACTGATGAATTTGGTGATGATTACTATTTTAATTATCAAAACTTCCTCACTCCTACTTCTTTATTTAGTGCTAATGCAAAAAACAATACAGTTCAAAAGGTAAAATCCCTTTCTGCATATTTTGATGGCAGCAAGTACAAAGTGGAACAATTTAAAATGAAATCGAAAGATGGTGAAATGATTCCATATTTTGTGATTGCGGGAAAAAACATTAAATATGACGGAAATAATCCAACTCTACTAAATGCTTATGGTGGATTTGAAGTTTCAGAACAACCTTTTTATTCTGGCGTTATCGGCCAAGCCTGGTTAGACAAAGGAGGCGTTTTTGTATTAGCAAACATTCGAGGTGGTGGAGAATTTGGACCAAAATGGCATCAGGCAGGATTGAAAGAAAAAAGGCAAAATATTTACAATGATTTTCATGGAATTGCCGAAGATTTAATTACAAAAAAAATTACATCCAGTAAACATTTAGGCATTATGGGAGGCAGTAATGGTGGATTACTTATGGGAGTTGCTTTTACCCAGCGTCCTGATTTATACAATGCAGTTGTATGTCAGGTTCCGTTGTTAGATATGAAACGTTATAACAAATTATTAGCCGGAGCAAGCTGGATGGGTGAATATGGAGACCCTGACACTAGTGATTGGGATTTTATTAAAAAGTATTCCCCTTATCAAAACGTAAATAAAGGCACCAAATATCCGGAAGTATTCTTTATGACTTCTACCAGAGATGATCGTGTTCATCCGGGTCATGCCAGAAAAATGGCTGCTAAAATGATTGATATAGGTGATAAAATTTACTATTACGAAAATACTGAAGGCGGACATGGCGGCTCTTCAACCAACGAGCAAAGAGCTAAATTTTATGCTTTATATTATTCCTATTTATGGAAAAAACTAAAAGTATAA
- a CDS encoding CoA transferase subunit A — translation MITKKVNNVQEAITGIESGMTIMFGGFGLCGIPENTIAALVKTQISDLTCISNNAGVDDFGLGLLLQKKQIKKMISSYVGENAEFERQMLSGELEVELTPQGTLAEKCRAAQAGIPAFFTPAGYGTEVAEGKEVREFNGKMHIMEEAFKADFAIVKAWKGDEAGNLIFKGTARNFNACMAGAAKITIAEVEELVPVGTLDPNQIHIPGIMVQRIFQGEKFEKRIEQQTVRQKN, via the coding sequence ATGATTACAAAAAAAGTAAACAATGTCCAGGAAGCTATAACAGGTATCGAATCCGGAATGACCATCATGTTTGGCGGATTTGGTCTTTGCGGAATTCCTGAAAATACCATTGCAGCCTTAGTTAAAACCCAAATTTCAGATTTAACCTGTATTTCCAATAATGCAGGTGTTGACGATTTTGGTTTAGGATTGCTTCTTCAGAAGAAACAAATCAAAAAGATGATTTCCTCTTATGTTGGTGAAAATGCGGAGTTCGAACGTCAGATGCTTTCGGGTGAACTTGAGGTTGAACTCACACCACAGGGAACTTTGGCAGAAAAATGCCGTGCAGCCCAGGCCGGAATTCCTGCTTTCTTTACTCCCGCAGGTTATGGAACAGAAGTCGCTGAAGGAAAAGAAGTACGTGAATTCAACGGTAAAATGCATATTATGGAAGAAGCTTTTAAAGCCGATTTTGCCATTGTAAAAGCATGGAAAGGAGATGAAGCCGGAAACCTGATTTTCAAAGGAACAGCCAGAAACTTCAATGCCTGTATGGCAGGTGCAGCAAAAATTACGATTGCTGAAGTCGAAGAATTAGTTCCTGTTGGAACTCTGGATCCGAATCAAATTCATATTCCCGGAATTATGGTGCAGCGTATTTTTCAGGGAGAAAAGTTTGAGAAGAGAATCGAACAACAAACAGTACGACAGAAGAATTAG
- a CDS encoding fumarate hydratase — protein MIDFIYQDPYPILKDETQYRKITSDFVKVEQFGEREVLTVDPKGLELLAEEALTDVSFMLRTTHLQKLRNILDDPEATDNDRFVAYNLLQNASVAAEGQLPSCQDTGTAIVMAKKGESIFTGADDAEWLSKGIFNTYQKRNLRYSQIVPISMFEEKNSGSNLPAQIDIYAKKGTSYEFLFMAKGGGSANKTYLYQQTKSLLNDKSLDAFIRAKIKDLGTSACPPYHLALVIGGTSAEANLATVKKASAGYFDNLPTSGNMAGQAFRDLEWEERVQKICQESEIGAQFGGKYFTHDVRVIRLPRHAASCPVGLGVSCSADRNIKGKITKDGIFLEQLETNPKQFLPETAPHLEAPVEIDLDQPMADILAKLSQYPIKTRLKLNGTVIVARDIAHAKIKELLDAGKPMPEYFKNHPVYYAGPAKTPQGMASGSFGPTTAGRMDVYVDEFQKHGGSMVMLAKGNRTKQVTDACNKYGGFYLGSIGGPAAILAQDNILKVEVVDFEELGMEAVRKITVKDFPAFIITDDKGNDFFENL, from the coding sequence ATGATTGATTTTATATACCAGGATCCTTATCCTATTCTAAAGGATGAAACTCAATATCGCAAAATTACTTCAGATTTTGTAAAAGTGGAACAATTTGGAGAACGTGAAGTTTTAACCGTTGACCCAAAAGGATTAGAATTATTAGCCGAAGAAGCTTTAACAGATGTTTCGTTCATGTTGAGAACAACACATTTACAAAAGCTAAGAAATATTCTCGACGATCCGGAAGCAACAGATAATGATCGTTTTGTGGCTTATAATTTACTTCAAAATGCTTCAGTGGCTGCCGAAGGGCAATTGCCAAGCTGTCAGGATACCGGAACTGCAATCGTTATGGCCAAAAAAGGCGAAAGCATTTTTACCGGTGCTGATGATGCTGAATGGTTAAGCAAAGGAATTTTCAACACCTACCAAAAACGTAATTTGAGATATTCGCAGATTGTACCGATTTCGATGTTTGAAGAAAAGAATTCTGGTTCAAATCTTCCGGCACAAATTGATATTTATGCTAAAAAAGGAACTTCATATGAATTTCTATTCATGGCAAAAGGAGGCGGATCTGCCAATAAAACCTATTTGTACCAACAAACAAAATCATTATTAAACGACAAATCTCTTGATGCTTTCATTCGTGCAAAAATCAAAGATTTGGGAACTTCTGCCTGTCCTCCCTATCATTTGGCTTTGGTAATCGGCGGAACTTCTGCGGAAGCAAATCTGGCTACGGTTAAAAAAGCATCTGCAGGTTATTTCGACAATCTCCCTACTTCAGGAAATATGGCCGGTCAGGCATTCCGTGATTTAGAGTGGGAAGAACGTGTTCAGAAAATCTGTCAGGAAAGCGAAATCGGAGCTCAGTTTGGCGGAAAATATTTTACGCATGATGTTCGTGTGATCCGTTTGCCACGTCACGCAGCTTCCTGCCCGGTTGGATTAGGCGTTTCGTGTTCTGCAGATAGAAATATTAAAGGAAAAATTACAAAAGACGGAATCTTCCTTGAACAGTTAGAAACGAATCCAAAACAGTTTTTACCGGAAACAGCACCACATTTAGAAGCTCCGGTTGAAATCGATTTAGATCAGCCAATGGCCGATATTCTAGCAAAACTATCACAATACCCTATCAAAACTCGTTTAAAACTGAACGGAACTGTTATTGTGGCACGTGATATTGCGCATGCAAAGATTAAAGAATTATTAGACGCCGGAAAACCAATGCCGGAATACTTTAAAAATCACCCGGTTTATTATGCAGGGCCTGCAAAAACTCCTCAAGGAATGGCTTCAGGAAGTTTTGGACCAACAACAGCCGGTCGTATGGATGTGTATGTGGATGAATTTCAAAAACATGGCGGAAGTATGGTGATGCTGGCCAAAGGAAACCGTACGAAACAAGTTACGGATGCCTGCAACAAATACGGCGGATTCTATTTGGGTTCAATCGGAGGTCCGGCCGCTATTTTGGCTCAGGACAATATCTTAAAAGTAGAAGTAGTTGATTTTGAAGAATTAGGAATGGAAGCTGTTCGAAAAATCACTGTAAAAGATTTCCCAGCATTTATCATTACAGATGATAAAGGAAATGATTTCTTTGAGAATCTGTAA